In the genome of Drosophila yakuba strain Tai18E2 chromosome 3R, Prin_Dyak_Tai18E2_2.1, whole genome shotgun sequence, one region contains:
- the LOC6536310 gene encoding protein neuralized isoform X2: MGQSAGKIVRRSPSSCPGPNNLPPLQFHTVHGDNIRISRDGTLARRFESFCRAITFSARPVRINERICVKFAEISNNWNGGIRFGFTSNDPVTLEGTLPKYACPDLTNRPGFWAKALHEQYCEKDNILYYYVNGAGDVIYGINNEEKGVILSGIDTRSLLWTVIDIYGNCTGIEFLDSRIYMYQQQPAAMPLTTVPAQQQQMAQPTSNASSALNPHHPHQQSRRSLPGHTGAIEHDLERHVMPSLQSLHLTGNGGSVASVEQAAIAHDLANGLPPLRYNANGRLIPVPFHNTKGRNVRLSQDRFVASRTESDFCQGYVFTARPIRIGEKLIVQVLKTEQMYVGALALGLTSCNPAMLQPNDLPNDSDFLLDRPEYWVVSKDIAAAPQRGDEIAFFVAPNGEVSISKNNGPAVVVMHVDQSLQLWAFLDVYGSTQSLRMFRQQLPNMVAYPSQPQVNVNASSSSACNAASTSRMLPMTESMSSLNAGATAKLLHHPSQLSVAQSTSTLASAGGVNGSRMISMPSNGDILQIQPNGGGTVLVVNLPPASSSHDINGQLAARPTATVTSSGVLAGACSSGTLISTTSSQYIEPIANSTNNAANKWKDSLSDQQSTDSSAECTICYENPIDSVLYMCGHMCMCYDCAIEQWRGVGGGQCPLCRAVIRDVIRTYTT, from the exons TTCGCCGCTCACCCTCCTCATGTCCTGGGCCAAACAACCTGCCTCCGCTACAATTCCACACCGTGCATGGCGACAACATCCGAATTTCAAGGGACGGAACCCTCGCCCGTCGCTTCGAGAGCTTCTGCAGGGCTATCACCTTTTCAGCCCGCCCCGTTCGCATCAACGAAAGGATCTGCGTGAAGTTTGCGGAGATCTCGAACAACTGGAACGGAGGAATTCGCTTTGGATTCACCAGCAACGATCCCGTGACGCTGGAGGGCACGCTGCCCAAGTACGCCTGTCCGGATCTGACCAACAGGCCTGGTTTCTGGGCCAAAGCTCTGCATGAGCAGTACTGCGAGAAGGACAACATACTTTACTACTATGTCAATGGAGCTGGCGATGTGATCTATGGTATAAACAACGAGGAGAAGGGTGTGATACTGTCCGGCATCGATACGAGGAGTCTGCTGTGGACGGTGATCGATATCTATGGCAACTGCACGGGCATTGAGTTTCTCGATTCTCGCATTTACATGTACCAGCAGCAACCAGCGGCGATGCCATTGACCACTGTGCCcgcccagcaacagcagatgGCACAGCCAACTTCCAACGCCTCCTCCGCACTGAATCCCCATCACCCGCATCAGCAGTCGAGGAGATCCCTGCCAGGACACACTGGCGCCATAGAGCACGACCTGGAGCGCCATGTGATGCCCTCGCTGCAGTCGCTTCACTTGACCGGAAACGGTGGAAGCGTGGCCAGCGTGGAGCAGGCTGCTATTGCTCATGATCTGGCCAATGGACTGCCTCCGCTGCGCTACAATGCCAATGGACGACTGATTCCAGTGCCCTTCCACAACACCAAGGGCCGGAATGTGCGACTCTCGCAGGATCGCTTTGTGGCTTCGCGCACGGAATCCGACTTCTGCCAGGGATATGTGTTCACTGCCCGACCCATTCGTATTGGTGAGAAGCTGATTGTGCAGGTCCTGAAAACGGAGCAGATGTACGTGGGTGCCTTAGCCTTGGGTCTGACCTCCTGCAATCCGGCCATGTTGCAGCCCAATGATTTGCCCAACGATTCGGATTTCCTGCTGGATCGCCCCGAATACTGGGTGGTCAGCAAGGATATTGCAGCTGCTCCTCAGCGCGGCGATGAGATTGCGTTCTTCGTGGCGCCCAACGGCGAAGTGAGCATCAGCAAGAACAACGGACCGGCTGTGGTGGTGATGCATGTCGACCAGTCCCTTCAGCTGTGGGCCTTCTTGGATGTCTACGGCTCGACACAGTCGCTGAGGATGTTCCGCCAGCAGTTGCCCAACATGGTTGCGTACCCGTCGCAGCCACAGGTGAATGTGAATGCCAGCAGCTCGTCCGCCTGCAACGCTGCCTCCACTTCGCGCATGCTGCCCATGACCGAGTCGATGAGCAGTCTGAATGCCGGAGCCACTGCCAAGCTGTTGCATCATCCCTCTCAGCTGAGCGTAGCCCAGAGTACGAGCACCTTGGCCTCAGCTGGTGGAGTCAACGGCAGCCGTATGATCAGCATGCCCTCCAACGGAGATATTCTCCAGATCCAGCCGAATGGTGGTGGCACCGTTCTGGTGGTCAATCTGCCACCTGCTAGCAGCTCGCACGACATAAACGGACAGCTGGCGGCCAGGCCAACGGCAACGGTAACCTCCAGCGGTGTTCTGGCCGGAGCCTGCTCCAGCGGCACCCtcatcagcaccaccagcagccagTACATTGAG CCAATTGCCAACAGCACAAATAATGCGGCCAACAAGTGGAAGGACAGCCTGAGCGACCAGCAGAGCACCGATTCGAGCGCCGAGTGCACCATCTGCTACGAGAATCCCATCGACTCAGTGCTGTACATGTGCGGACACATGTGCATGTGCTACGACTGCGCCATCGAGCAGTGGCGGGGAGTGGGCGGTGGCCAGTGCCCACTGTGCCGGGCGGTGATCCGGGACGTCATCCGCACCTACACCACGTAG